The genomic segment GGGAACTATCGAGAAGGGTGGAGCGGCGGCGCTTAGCGCAGCAGGGACATCACGTTCTGGGGCACCTGGTTGGCCTGGGCCAGCATGGCCGTACCGGCCTGCTGCAGGATCTGGGTGCGGGTCAGTTCGGCGGTTTCCTTGGCGAAATCGGTGTCGCGGATGCGGCTGCGC from the Pseudoxanthomonas sp. genome contains:
- a CDS encoding flagellin; this translates as RSRIRDTDFAKETAELTRTQILQQAGTAMLAQANQVPQNVMSLLR